A segment of the Lolium perenne isolate Kyuss_39 chromosome 3, Kyuss_2.0, whole genome shotgun sequence genome:
TAACATAGCTTTTTTTGAGGGAATATGCCCAACATAACTTATTTTAACTATGAATCGGGCTTGACCTAGGCGCCTCTTTGCATCCCTAACTTCAGTGATGCCCTTACAACTGTGTCGATTGGAGTGGCGCCGTAGCTTACTCTAGGTTACCGCCTCGAGCTTCCAACACCGTCGTTGGAATCTATGTATGGTGCCCCCATAACTTGATGCAATGGCATGCCACCATTGGCGACCAGAGCCCTATTTAGCCATCCTCTCGCGATTAGGGTTTGACGCCCTGGGGAGGGTCAATTTCTATCTCTATAACACCGGTTCGTATGCTAAACAAACCGGTCTGACATGTATTTGTCGGGTTCGTTTGCATGTTGAACTTCTAGCTGACAAAACCGGCATCTAAAAGAACTCACAAAACCGGCGAGGGGTCAGAGGTTAGCAGCCGGTCCGGCCTGGTTTTTTCTATGAGAGATCAAACGGTCCAGGTCAGGCTGCATTCTGCATCCATCGCGAACCCGACCTTCTTCCCGAATCAGCCATTCCCTGCATCTTCCGTTCCCCACCCCCACCTGCTCTTCCGTCGGGCCGTAGCCACCGCACCGCCCCcatggccgccaccgccgccggcgccggcaaGTCGCTGATCCAGACCTTCCGCAAATTCTTCAAGAAGCCGTGGGAGATCACCGGCCCGTGCTCCTCGCCGGAGTACCGCAGCGCGGTCCCGGGCGCGCTCGAGTACCGCCAAACCTGCCCGGCCACCCTGCGCGACGACTCCCCCAGGGCCGTCATCCCCACCTCCGACCCGGAGACCGTCTACGACATCAAGTACTTCCCCCGCGACGGCCGCCGCAACCGCCCGCCCGTCCGTCGCACCCTCCTCCGCAAGCCCGACCTCCAGCTCTACATGGCCGCAAAGCAGTTCGACCCCGCCAAGGACTTCCCTCCGCCCTACGTTAACACCGCCGTTGAGGAGGACTACAACGCCGTCGGCGGTGGCTACACCCAGTGATCCAGGTGAGGACTGCTGCACCCAGATCTGAGgtcggaactagggtttcgttgcaTACATGCCTAAATCTCCCTTTGAGTCTGTGTGTGTGTTTGTCTGTGCGGTAGAAACGCCAGCCTTGATTTCATTTGATAATCCAACCTTGTGTGAAATGAGATATTTCTGTCTTGTTGCAGCTCGTGAAACAGTTAAGTAACGTAGAACACTAACCCAGCTTCATCACTATCTTCTCTGTTCCATACGACATAGGT
Coding sequences within it:
- the LOC127343722 gene encoding uncharacterized protein, which produces MAATAAGAGKSLIQTFRKFFKKPWEITGPCSSPEYRSAVPGALEYRQTCPATLRDDSPRAVIPTSDPETVYDIKYFPRDGRRNRPPVRRTLLRKPDLQLYMAAKQFDPAKDFPPPYVNTAVEEDYNAVGGGYTQ